In Astyanax mexicanus isolate ESR-SI-001 chromosome 17, AstMex3_surface, whole genome shotgun sequence, a single window of DNA contains:
- the LOC103039898 gene encoding atypical chemokine receptor 3, with amino-acid sequence MSVIANDHSDLFTSWDDTNLTHHDSNMSHVEIQICLTSFSRSALLKTVCTFYIFFFLVGLVANVSVLWINLRSGQRERHEMHLYILNLAVADLCVVSTLPLWASSLAQEGHWPFGHAACKLTHLTFSVSLFASIFFLACMSVDRYLTVAQSGETSGQWKTPARRIVCAGMWLVALVASVPDTYFLQSVESLHNNVTLCHPVYPQNNPMEWMVGIELSFVVLGFAVPFPIIATSYTRLANALTSSNCDQGRNISRKTIVTYILVFLVCWVPYQAVLLTDALALLGVLSLSCKGENGIFVALNLTQCLSMLHCCLNPLLYTFSQRRYRYDFMKAFIFKYSTRTGLAQLMEGSQGAEIEYTTLENQLQL; translated from the coding sequence atgagcgtCATTGCCAACGATCATTCTGACTTATTCACTTCATGGGATGATACCAATCTGACACACCATGACAGCAACATGTCACATGTGGAGATCCAAATATGCCTCACGTCCTTCAGTCGCTCTGCCCTGCTGAAGACTGTGTGCACCTTCTACATCTTCTTCTTTCTGGTGGGTTTGGTTGCTAATGTTTCGGTGCTTTGGATCAACCTGCGCTCAGGACAGCGGGAGCGTcatgagatgcacctgtacattcTCAACCTGGCTGTAGCAGATCTGTGTGTGGTGTCCACGCTTCCCTTATGGGCGAGCTCCCTGGCACAAGAGGGTCATTGGCCCTTTGGTCATGCTGCCTGCAAGTTAACTCATCTGACCTTCAGTGTTAGCCTGTTCGCTAGCATCTTCTTCTTGGCCTGCATGAGCGTGGATCGCTACCTGACTGTGGCACAATCCGGTGAGACCTCAGGGCAATGGAAGACGCCAGCACGGCGGATAGTCTGTGCTGGAATGTGGTTGGTTGCTCTGGTTGCTTCAGTGCCCGACACATACTTCCTCCAGTCTGTGGAGTCTCTGCATAACAATGTAACCCTGTGCCATCCTGTATACCCACAAAACAACCCAATGGAGTGGATGGTGGGCATAGAATTGAGCTTTGTAGTCTTGGGTTTTGCTGTGCCATTCCCAATCATCGCTACCTCATACACTCGACTGGCAAATGCCTTGACCTCTTCAAACTGCGATCAAGGTCGCAATATCAGCAGGAAGACCATTGTTACCTATATCTTGGTCTTCCTGGTTTGCTGGGTGCCTTATCAGGCTGTCCTCCTCACCGATGCCCTGGCCTTGCTTGGAGTGCTATCACTTAGCTGTAAAGGAGAGAATGGCATTTTTGTTGCTCTGAATCTCACCCAATGCTTGTCCATGCTCCACTGCTGCCTGAACCCACTGCTCTACACTTTCTCACAGCGCCGCTACCGCTACGACTTCATGAAAGCTTTCATCTTCAAATACTCTACCCGCACAGGCCTGGCACAGCTCATGGAGGGATCTCAAGGTGCCGAGATTGAATACACAACTTTGGAGAACCAGTTGCAGCTGTGA